From a region of the Lactuca sativa cultivar Salinas chromosome 4, Lsat_Salinas_v11, whole genome shotgun sequence genome:
- the LOC111888790 gene encoding glutathione S-transferase T3-like — protein MTTNRSKKHNNQLVRGKKKPKIQEKKKITAWNEDEEEALVKAWIFISQDGDVANAQSGQSFWCRILDHFHALLGKKTERTYDSINAKWRDLRAACTKFNDIFDKLKNMHRSGSNDFNILASASYEYKVTTNRKPFGHQKAWEVCRNGPKWVLYPEMAHSGIYNRFQQKGKNVRVGRGFWNRPQR, from the coding sequence ATGACGACGAACAGGTCCAAGAAACACAACAACCAACTCGTCAGAGGCAAAAAAAAACCAAAGatccaagaaaaaaaaaagattaccgCATGGAACGAAGACGAGGAGGAAGCTTTAGTAAAAGCTTGGATTTTCATATCCCAAGACGGGGATGTCGCCaacgcacaatcgggtcaaagTTTTTGGTGTCGTATTTTAGATCATTTCCACGCGTTATTAGGAAAGAAAACGGAGCGGACGTACGACTCAATCAACGCAAAATGGCGTGACTTACGAGCGGCTTGCACCAAATTCAATGACATATTTGACAAGCTTAAAAATATGCATAGAAGTGGTAGCAACGACTTCAACATTTTAGCGAGTGCGTCCTACGAATACAAAGTTACCACCAACCGTAAACCGTTCGGCCACCAAAAAGCGTGGGAAGTTTGTCGTAACGGTCCAAAATGGGTTCTATATCCGGAAATGGCGCATTCGGGGATCTACAACCGGTTCCAACAAAAGGGCAAGAACGTCCGAGTCGGACGTGGGTTTTGGAATCGACCTCAACGATGA
- the LOC111888804 gene encoding uncharacterized protein LOC111888804 isoform X2, protein MGSKQGSPSYYDVLGISMDSSDDQIRRAYRKLAMQWHPDKWTKNPSLLGKAKRKFQQIQEAYSVLSNQKKRSMYDAGFYDPQDEEDEGFADFLQEMSSLMENVKKEEKSYSFGELQSMFKEMEQSFNHLDSFGFDYSVEYKEPVWSHEVLTSDDDSRSSKRAKADINPVPKFHQSGISIQETQVCIE, encoded by the exons ATGGGGTCGAAACAAGGATCTCCGTCTTATTATGATGTTCTTGGCATTTCTATGGACTCCTCCGACGATCAGATCCGACGTGCTTATCGGAAGCTTGCTATG CAATGGCATCCTGATAAGTGGACGAAGAATCCATCGCTTTTAGGGAAAGCTAAACGTAAATTTCAACAAATTCAGGAAGCTTATTCAG TTTTATCAAATCAGAAGAAGAGATCAATGTACGATGCTGGATTTTATGATCCTCaagatgaagaagacgag GGTTTTGCTGATTTTCTGCAAGAGATGTCATCTTTAATGGAAAACGTAAAGAAAGAG GAGAAAAGCTACAGTTTTGGGGAACTACAAAGCATGTTCAAGGAGATGGAGCAAAGTTTCAACCATTTAGACTCTTTCGGTTTTGATTATAGCGTTGAATACAAAGAACCAGTTTGGTCTCATGAAGTGTTAACTTCGGATGATGATTCAAGAAGTTCAAAGAGAGCAAAAGCTGACATAAACCCAGTGCCAAAATTTCATCAATCGGGCATTAGTATACAAGAGACCCAAGTGTGTATAGAATAA
- the LOC111888804 gene encoding uncharacterized protein LOC111888804 isoform X1: MGSKQGSPSYYDVLGISMDSSDDQIRRAYRKLAMVMQWHPDKWTKNPSLLGKAKRKFQQIQEAYSVLSNQKKRSMYDAGFYDPQDEEDEGFADFLQEMSSLMENVKKEEKSYSFGELQSMFKEMEQSFNHLDSFGFDYSVEYKEPVWSHEVLTSDDDSRSSKRAKADINPVPKFHQSGISIQETQVCIE, encoded by the exons ATGGGGTCGAAACAAGGATCTCCGTCTTATTATGATGTTCTTGGCATTTCTATGGACTCCTCCGACGATCAGATCCGACGTGCTTATCGGAAGCTTGCTATGGTAATG CAATGGCATCCTGATAAGTGGACGAAGAATCCATCGCTTTTAGGGAAAGCTAAACGTAAATTTCAACAAATTCAGGAAGCTTATTCAG TTTTATCAAATCAGAAGAAGAGATCAATGTACGATGCTGGATTTTATGATCCTCaagatgaagaagacgag GGTTTTGCTGATTTTCTGCAAGAGATGTCATCTTTAATGGAAAACGTAAAGAAAGAG GAGAAAAGCTACAGTTTTGGGGAACTACAAAGCATGTTCAAGGAGATGGAGCAAAGTTTCAACCATTTAGACTCTTTCGGTTTTGATTATAGCGTTGAATACAAAGAACCAGTTTGGTCTCATGAAGTGTTAACTTCGGATGATGATTCAAGAAGTTCAAAGAGAGCAAAAGCTGACATAAACCCAGTGCCAAAATTTCATCAATCGGGCATTAGTATACAAGAGACCCAAGTGTGTATAGAATAA